Below is a window of Candidatus Tectomicrobia bacterium DNA.
CCGTCACCTCGAGCGAGGCGGGCTTCCTGGCCGCCGCGGCGTCCGTCATGATCTCTCCCTTTCCCCTAGTGCTTCTTGCGCTCGGCGAGGGGCATGCCCTTCTTCGACCGGTAGTCGTTCAGCGCCGTCTTGATGGCGTCCTCCGCCAGGACGGAGCAGTGGATCTTCACCGGGGGAAGGTTCAGCTCCTCGACAATCTGGGTGTTCTTGATCTGCTCGGCCTCGTCGACGGTCTTGCCCTTGAGCCATTCGGTGGCGAGCGAGCTCGACGCGATGGCGCTGCCGCAGCCGAAGGTCTTGAACTTGGCGTCCTCGATGACGCCCTCCTCGTTGACCTTGATCTGCAGCTTCATCACGTCGCCGCACTCGGGGGCGCCGACGATGCCCGTCCCCACGCTGGGGTCCTTCTTGTCGAGGGACCCCACGTTGCGGGGGTTGTTGTAGTGATCCACCACCTTCTCGCTGTACGGCATCGGTTGCTCTCCCTGGATGGCCCTCGGGCCGTCCTTGAAAGCCGGGTCCCCGCGGGCGCCCGGCACTCGGTTCGCGTTAGTGGGCCTGCCACTCCACCTTCGAGAGGTCGACCCCCTCCTTCACCATCTCGTAGAGGGGGCTCATCTCGCGGAGCCGCTTGACGATCTCCGTCGTCTTCTCGGCCACGTACTCGATCTCCTCCTCGGTCGTGAAGCGGCCGAAGCCGAAACGGATGGAGGAGTGGGCCAGCTCGTCGCCCCGGCCCATGGCCTTGAGCACGTAGCTGGGCTCGAGGCTCGCCGAGGTGCAGGCCGAGCCCGATGAGACCGCCACGTCCTTGAGCCCCATGATGAGGGACTCGCCCTCGACGTAGGGGAAGCTCACGTTGAGGTTGCCCGGCAGGCGCTTCGTCTCGTGGCCGTTGACGTACACCTCGTCGAGGCTCTCGAAGATGATGCTCTTGAACTTCTCGCGCAGGTTGACGAGG
It encodes the following:
- the iscU gene encoding Fe-S cluster assembly scaffold IscU — protein: MPYSEKVVDHYNNPRNVGSLDKKDPSVGTGIVGAPECGDVMKLQIKVNEEGVIEDAKFKTFGCGSAIASSSLATEWLKGKTVDEAEQIKNTQIVEELNLPPVKIHCSVLAEDAIKTALNDYRSKKGMPLAERKKH